One Prosthecobacter debontii DNA window includes the following coding sequences:
- the floA gene encoding flotillin-like protein FloA (flotillin-like protein involved in membrane lipid rafts), with product MPNLQLLLVGGAIIVGLIVFLIIAKFFNIWLRARIANAPVSIVNLLAMYLRGVPNALIVDTRITAAKAGINITTDQLEAHYLAGGEVTHVVLSLIAADKAGIPLDFKRACAIDLACKGTSKTVLEAVRTSINPKVIDCPHPDMGRGGKIDAVAKDGISLRVRARVTVRTNLDRFIGGATEETVIARVGEGIVSSIGSSPSYKAVLENPDSISKLVLHKGVDAGTAFEILSIDIADIDVGENVGAKLQAEQAETDKKIAQANAEVRRAAAVAVEQEMSARTQEMRAKVVESEAEIPMAIAEAFRNGNLGIMDFARYKNITADTDMRAKIAGQENGAGQ from the coding sequence ATGCCAAACCTACAGCTACTCCTCGTCGGCGGCGCCATCATCGTTGGCCTCATCGTTTTCCTCATCATTGCGAAGTTCTTTAACATCTGGCTCCGCGCTCGCATCGCCAATGCGCCCGTCAGCATCGTTAACCTCCTGGCGATGTATCTGCGCGGCGTGCCCAATGCCCTCATCGTGGATACCCGCATCACGGCTGCCAAGGCCGGCATCAACATCACCACAGACCAGCTTGAAGCCCACTACCTTGCTGGCGGAGAGGTCACCCACGTCGTCCTCTCCCTGATCGCAGCAGATAAGGCCGGTATCCCGCTCGACTTCAAGCGTGCCTGCGCCATTGACCTCGCCTGTAAAGGCACATCCAAGACCGTTCTCGAAGCCGTCCGCACCAGTATCAACCCCAAGGTGATCGACTGCCCGCATCCTGACATGGGCCGGGGAGGTAAGATTGATGCTGTGGCGAAAGACGGCATCTCCCTCCGTGTCCGCGCCCGAGTCACTGTCCGCACCAATCTGGACCGATTCATCGGCGGTGCCACCGAGGAAACCGTCATCGCTCGTGTCGGCGAAGGCATCGTCAGCAGCATCGGTTCCTCCCCCTCTTATAAAGCCGTTCTGGAAAACCCCGATAGCATCTCTAAGCTCGTCCTTCACAAAGGCGTGGATGCTGGTACTGCTTTCGAGATCCTCTCCATCGACATCGCCGACATCGACGTGGGTGAAAACGTCGGTGCCAAACTTCAGGCTGAGCAGGCCGAAACCGATAAAAAGATCGCCCAAGCCAATGCCGAAGTGCGCCGTGCCGCCGCCGTCGCCGTCGAGCAGGAAATGTCGGCTCGCACACAAGAAATGCGCGCCAAAGTGGTGGAATCCGAAGCCGAAATCCCCATGGCCATTGCCGAAGCTTTCCGCAACGGTAACCTCGGCATCATGGACTTTGCCCGCTACAAAAACATCACTGCCGATACGGATATGCGGGCCAAGATTGCTGGGCAGGAAAATGGGGCTGGGCAGTGA
- the vccB gene encoding Verru_Chthon cassette protein B, whose translation MNLISLRPHPPFLPPLKRKGFSLVEVMMSLGIAALGFVTMLGLLPQGLQLSRSAAEISAESRINQKLSGELLTASWGQLNWSGYGPVRYFNDQGIELSQQEIKDNPGAEMDVAYAASVRMPDTPMDFRLPSGSTATNQPSDYLRRMQICIVANPTTNFDFSSVSERRVRTHTIILAKIDG comes from the coding sequence ATGAATCTTATATCTTTAAGACCTCACCCCCCATTTCTTCCTCCTCTCAAAAGAAAGGGGTTCTCTTTGGTGGAAGTCATGATGTCGCTAGGCATCGCAGCGCTCGGGTTTGTCACGATGCTTGGGCTTTTGCCCCAGGGATTACAACTCTCTCGCAGCGCCGCTGAGATCTCCGCAGAATCGCGAATCAATCAAAAGCTATCAGGAGAACTGCTGACGGCATCCTGGGGGCAACTGAACTGGAGCGGTTACGGTCCCGTTCGTTATTTCAATGATCAAGGCATTGAGCTCTCACAACAAGAGATCAAAGACAATCCAGGAGCCGAAATGGACGTTGCCTACGCAGCTTCCGTTCGAATGCCTGACACTCCGATGGATTTCCGTCTCCCCTCAGGTTCCACAGCGACCAATCAGCCGAGCGATTATCTGAGACGGATGCAGATCTGCATCGTCGCTAATCCCACCACTAATTTTGATTTCAGCTCCGTATCCGAGCGGCGCGTCCGCACTCATACCATCATCCTGGCTAAGATTGATGGCTAA
- the vccA gene encoding Verru_Chthon cassette protein A — MNNPALPSSHTRRPQRRGLALVLVLTSISLCLILMVALLSISQTELKSTAASARGASARLHADSAISMVIGQIQTATHQDADVAGFETWASQPGMVRQYEENGSLLKGNKLYSDRNMVAKTEAEIINDTPPADWNERTDQYVDMNEPVARRDITNPEAPPRWFFPIIDPRAYCTQADKSVEGFSYSQHLNGSSGNVLNGVVLPGADEPDQQRLPMPVEWLYVLRDGTIGYLDEANKFVGPSGIVASSQNPIVSRVAFWTDDESCKININTAAEGTYWDTPRLFHDRDGDWARFQPMAYEYQRYPGHPAMVSMSTVLFPNENMNPPRSDTAQFKKALDFKEAIYDLIPKILPGGSKAGSVLVPAGRSFSPTDFKEVQHALNERLFASVDEFLLRPQVGQNGERDEIDLETSGAWSGMSRPEVVERLRPFLTPRSRSPELNPFGRPKIAMWPLHAINTPQYRTVFDRTIAYCSTLAGKPYYFTRRDSTDQRELTNIVRNKQLFDYLMDLTSRPIPGFATSQNATFEYKYGDNRQQILVEIFDYIRSTNLCDDNIIEASVGDSPTIPGLPNSREIAYAGDGGLAGKTFTPMRSAQGGSYPGHGEVTPTIVSKGRGEYYRGMGRFFTISEAGLHFIATAQGTEQAGGISATKIVPTVPPPEVDYTPPTWRGNGWGESNRWYSNFPPLSEENRDPKKGFYKTKYPTKHLLEGHAGDDEEHPGYNPMNWNWTLNKDTPLEDGMKRVQATILLEWFSPSAGWARINPNIAIEVDTSDLRIGDKLMFPMNNGRPILVRPFKHMSAANGVYRRGGTTSYRAFLQERKLPAVAAGVNGYTAGSILHADTNIPANSSDYPYRSGKVDYSYYDNRSSILQECNQYNLVSDFFDVPGGDLGKIDFKGGNLIVKIVTNTARPTVLQTFTFKFPGAKIPSPILATKNSDTAWTRENNGTWRVDQPVPAPYWWAFHSDGALGRDVDGKITKIAADPASRMGGRFRYIGNEIGNYRNGVFRRGNLAIDDDTIQSMVLRHGDPRLTMGQYNVPDTEFVKHRLYAQQRMAHNIVLRHWSEGPGLDQGEDKKGWRLVKDANYYSSFLPDHPYTAATGAGLQKYGDFDRGIANQTDGAYINKPDEGNSYSIINPDNDEQLVPYFSRSWESWQGGSSYFSPNRQVASPGMFGSLPTGVHASGTSPIGKRREPWRTLLFRPQSWSTKRGQRAHIGAPTYLKGYGRSSRGLSIQGNDPADYLLMDFFWMPVVEPYAISAPASTAGKINMNYNMVPFRHIHRATAMHALMKSEVLTAVSHDDANIYLRRPGSRPDDQGAETWFWGEGNGVSGKKFWHRKIDIDATLKLFDERFQSGFAFISPAQICEMYLLPKKADASDTQVPDQWPNNVTDLIKTGNPNGIHKFWEDHAVTGENLRERPYTNLYPRLTTRSNTYQVFVRSQVIQKARSSASDSFDSEKDQIGAEYRGSVIIERYLDLQDPQLDSAQGLDFATGNLMAKPPLEDMHKFRVIAQKRFDP, encoded by the coding sequence ATGAATAACCCTGCCCTACCTTCATCACACACGAGAAGACCCCAGCGACGAGGACTCGCTTTGGTGCTCGTGCTCACATCCATCTCGCTCTGCTTGATTCTGATGGTCGCTCTCTTGAGCATCAGTCAAACAGAACTCAAGTCCACCGCCGCTTCTGCTAGAGGAGCATCCGCACGTTTGCACGCCGACTCAGCGATCAGCATGGTCATCGGCCAGATCCAAACCGCAACGCACCAGGATGCAGATGTCGCAGGCTTTGAAACCTGGGCGTCTCAGCCAGGAATGGTGCGGCAATATGAAGAGAACGGCAGTCTGCTTAAAGGTAACAAACTTTACTCGGACCGTAACATGGTCGCCAAAACTGAAGCGGAGATCATCAACGACACGCCACCAGCGGACTGGAATGAACGCACCGATCAATATGTGGACATGAACGAGCCTGTGGCTAGGCGAGACATTACCAATCCAGAGGCACCGCCGCGTTGGTTCTTTCCAATCATCGACCCACGAGCTTATTGTACGCAAGCCGACAAATCCGTGGAGGGCTTTTCCTATTCCCAACACCTCAATGGATCTTCTGGGAATGTTCTCAATGGGGTGGTTTTACCCGGTGCGGATGAGCCAGATCAACAGCGTCTGCCCATGCCTGTCGAATGGCTTTATGTCCTCCGCGATGGCACCATTGGCTATCTCGACGAGGCCAACAAGTTTGTGGGACCGAGCGGGATCGTAGCCAGCAGTCAAAATCCGATTGTGTCTCGTGTCGCTTTCTGGACGGATGATGAATCCTGCAAGATTAACATCAACACGGCTGCCGAAGGTACTTATTGGGATACTCCAAGGCTCTTCCATGACCGGGATGGTGACTGGGCACGATTCCAGCCCATGGCTTACGAATACCAGCGTTATCCTGGACACCCCGCCATGGTTTCCATGAGCACTGTCTTGTTTCCCAATGAAAACATGAATCCGCCACGTAGCGACACGGCTCAGTTCAAAAAAGCGCTCGACTTCAAAGAAGCTATTTACGATCTCATTCCTAAAATCCTTCCAGGCGGATCCAAAGCGGGGTCCGTGCTGGTGCCTGCGGGCAGGAGCTTTTCCCCGACGGACTTCAAAGAAGTACAACATGCGCTCAACGAGCGACTCTTCGCCTCTGTGGATGAATTTCTTCTTCGCCCCCAGGTTGGGCAAAACGGCGAGCGAGACGAGATCGATCTCGAAACTAGCGGTGCTTGGTCAGGCATGAGTCGTCCAGAGGTGGTCGAGAGATTACGCCCATTCCTAACGCCGCGCAGCCGATCGCCGGAACTCAATCCCTTCGGACGGCCTAAAATCGCGATGTGGCCCTTGCACGCGATCAATACCCCTCAGTATCGCACCGTCTTTGATCGAACCATCGCTTACTGTTCAACCCTCGCAGGCAAGCCTTATTACTTCACACGCAGGGATAGCACCGATCAAAGGGAGCTGACTAACATTGTGCGTAACAAGCAGTTATTCGACTATCTGATGGACCTCACGAGCCGTCCAATCCCCGGTTTTGCCACATCACAAAACGCCACCTTCGAATACAAATACGGAGATAACAGACAACAAATCCTCGTTGAGATCTTTGATTACATCCGCTCAACGAACCTCTGTGATGACAATATCATCGAAGCCTCGGTTGGAGATAGCCCCACCATTCCAGGTTTGCCTAATTCCCGCGAAATCGCTTATGCTGGCGATGGAGGTCTGGCTGGAAAGACATTTACACCAATGCGGAGTGCACAAGGCGGTAGCTATCCCGGTCATGGTGAAGTCACTCCGACGATTGTTTCAAAAGGCCGCGGCGAATACTATCGCGGTATGGGCCGCTTTTTCACGATCAGTGAAGCAGGTCTCCATTTCATCGCTACCGCGCAGGGAACAGAGCAGGCTGGCGGCATCTCGGCCACTAAGATTGTCCCCACTGTACCACCTCCCGAAGTCGATTACACGCCACCCACCTGGCGCGGAAACGGATGGGGAGAAAGCAACCGATGGTACTCGAATTTTCCCCCTCTGAGTGAAGAAAATCGGGATCCCAAAAAGGGCTTTTATAAAACCAAGTATCCGACCAAGCATCTACTCGAAGGACATGCAGGAGATGATGAAGAACATCCTGGTTACAACCCGATGAATTGGAACTGGACCCTCAATAAAGACACGCCACTCGAGGATGGTATGAAACGTGTCCAGGCCACCATTCTTCTGGAATGGTTCTCCCCCTCCGCAGGTTGGGCACGCATCAATCCCAACATCGCCATTGAGGTGGACACCAGCGATTTGAGAATCGGAGACAAACTCATGTTTCCCATGAATAATGGCAGACCCATTCTAGTACGCCCATTCAAACACATGAGTGCGGCCAATGGCGTGTATCGCCGTGGCGGCACCACCTCCTATCGAGCTTTCCTCCAGGAGCGCAAGCTGCCCGCCGTAGCAGCCGGGGTCAATGGTTACACCGCTGGCAGCATCCTGCATGCCGATACAAACATTCCCGCTAATTCCAGCGATTACCCTTATCGTTCAGGCAAGGTGGATTATTCGTATTACGATAATCGGTCGTCTATCCTACAGGAATGCAATCAGTACAATCTGGTGAGCGATTTCTTTGACGTGCCCGGCGGTGATTTGGGCAAGATCGATTTCAAAGGCGGGAATCTGATCGTGAAGATCGTGACCAATACAGCTAGGCCGACTGTTCTTCAGACGTTTACTTTCAAATTCCCCGGTGCTAAAATCCCATCACCGATCCTGGCCACCAAGAACTCGGACACGGCGTGGACTCGTGAAAACAATGGCACGTGGCGGGTAGATCAACCAGTACCCGCACCTTACTGGTGGGCCTTTCACTCGGATGGAGCTCTAGGCCGCGATGTGGATGGCAAGATCACTAAAATTGCCGCTGATCCAGCTTCTCGAATGGGCGGACGTTTTCGCTACATTGGCAATGAGATCGGAAACTACCGAAACGGCGTTTTCCGGCGTGGAAATCTGGCAATTGATGACGATACCATACAATCCATGGTGCTGCGCCACGGAGATCCTCGCCTCACCATGGGACAGTATAATGTCCCTGACACAGAGTTTGTTAAGCATCGTCTCTACGCTCAGCAGCGCATGGCTCATAACATCGTGTTACGGCACTGGAGTGAAGGTCCCGGGCTAGACCAGGGAGAAGATAAAAAGGGCTGGCGTCTGGTCAAAGATGCCAACTATTACAGCTCATTCCTCCCTGACCATCCCTACACAGCCGCCACCGGTGCCGGGCTTCAGAAGTATGGCGATTTTGACCGTGGTATTGCCAACCAAACGGATGGTGCCTACATCAACAAACCAGATGAAGGCAATAGCTACAGCATCATCAATCCAGACAATGATGAGCAACTGGTGCCGTACTTCTCCCGCTCCTGGGAATCCTGGCAAGGAGGCTCCTCTTACTTTTCTCCCAATCGGCAAGTGGCTTCTCCAGGCATGTTTGGCTCACTCCCCACGGGAGTTCATGCCTCAGGCACAAGCCCGATCGGTAAACGGCGCGAGCCATGGCGCACGCTTCTCTTCCGGCCGCAAAGCTGGAGTACCAAACGGGGCCAGCGAGCTCACATTGGAGCTCCTACCTATCTCAAAGGTTACGGCAGAAGTAGCAGGGGATTATCGATTCAAGGCAATGATCCTGCCGACTATCTCTTGATGGACTTCTTCTGGATGCCTGTCGTAGAGCCGTATGCCATCAGCGCTCCCGCCTCCACCGCCGGAAAAATCAACATGAACTACAACATGGTGCCGTTCCGGCATATCCATCGCGCTACGGCCATGCATGCTCTCATGAAGAGCGAGGTTCTCACTGCAGTCTCCCATGATGATGCCAATATCTATCTTCGCCGTCCCGGAAGTCGGCCTGATGATCAAGGGGCCGAGACTTGGTTCTGGGGGGAGGGCAATGGCGTCTCAGGGAAGAAGTTCTGGCATCGCAAAATCGATATCGATGCCACGCTCAAACTCTTCGATGAGCGCTTCCAATCAGGCTTCGCTTTCATTTCACCAGCACAGATCTGCGAGATGTATCTACTGCCGAAAAAGGCTGATGCCAGCGACACCCAGGTGCCGGATCAGTGGCCCAATAACGTCACCGACCTCATCAAAACCGGTAATCCAAATGGCATCCACAAGTTCTGGGAGGATCATGCCGTCACGGGAGAAAACCTGCGTGAGCGCCCCTACACCAACCTCTACCCACGCCTAACAACACGTTCAAATACCTATCAGGTCTTCGTGCGATCCCAGGTCATTCAGAAGGCAAGGTCATCTGCCTCTGACTCCTTTGATTCTGAGAAGGACCAAATCGGGGCAGAATACCGCGGGTCGGTGATCATCGAGCGCTACCTGGATCTTCAAGATCCCCAATTGGATTCTGCTCAAGGGCTCGATTTCGCCACGGGGAACCTTATGGCCAAACCACCTCTTGAGGACATGCATAAGTTCCGCGTCATCGCTCAAAAACGCTTTGACCCCTAA
- a CDS encoding ROK family protein, with protein sequence MSEQSPLIVAIEGGGTKFVCGIGSDPHHLLATTRIETTTPQETLENVSHWISKMKVEHGPIAAIGIGTFGPVDLNKESDTYGYITTTPKPHWHQTDVVGFFRNRFKVPVGFDTDVNAAVLAEYLWGAGQGKDPLIYITVGTGVGGGVLVNGQLLHGLLHPEIGHLIVPPPHNSLAIQREGQCPYHKSCVEGYVCGPSIAKRWGVKADALPPDHPAWEEVADVMGYALMNLTLTLSPKRIILGGGVMQQPHLIPLVQGKLMHHLNGYVAAPELSEDIQKFLTSPGLGGRSGLLGSLALGRMALGEKNVPTS encoded by the coding sequence ATGAGTGAACAATCTCCTTTAATCGTCGCCATCGAGGGTGGTGGCACGAAGTTTGTCTGTGGGATCGGTAGTGACCCCCATCATCTGTTAGCGACGACGCGTATCGAGACGACGACGCCCCAGGAGACGCTGGAGAATGTCAGTCACTGGATTTCCAAGATGAAGGTGGAGCATGGGCCAATCGCAGCCATTGGAATCGGCACGTTTGGTCCTGTGGACTTGAATAAGGAGAGTGATACCTACGGTTACATTACCACGACTCCGAAACCGCATTGGCATCAGACCGATGTGGTGGGCTTTTTCAGGAACCGATTCAAAGTGCCGGTGGGCTTTGATACCGATGTGAATGCAGCTGTCCTCGCCGAATATCTCTGGGGAGCAGGGCAGGGGAAAGACCCACTGATTTATATCACTGTCGGCACAGGGGTTGGCGGCGGTGTGTTGGTCAATGGCCAATTGCTCCACGGTCTGCTTCATCCTGAGATCGGTCACCTCATCGTTCCGCCTCCTCACAACAGTTTGGCGATTCAACGCGAGGGCCAGTGCCCTTACCACAAAAGCTGTGTGGAAGGCTATGTTTGTGGTCCCTCCATCGCGAAACGTTGGGGAGTCAAAGCCGATGCATTGCCTCCCGATCATCCTGCATGGGAAGAGGTGGCGGACGTTATGGGCTATGCCCTGATGAATCTCACGCTGACACTCTCTCCCAAGCGGATCATTCTAGGGGGGGGGGTGATGCAGCAACCCCATCTCATCCCTCTGGTTCAAGGAAAACTGATGCACCACTTGAATGGCTATGTAGCCGCTCCTGAGTTGAGTGAGGACATCCAGAAGTTTTTGACCTCACCCGGCCTGGGCGGGCGTTCAGGTTTGCTCGGTTCCCTGGCTCTAGGGCGGATGGCCTTGGGGGAAAAAAACGTTCCTACCTCCTGA
- the vccD gene encoding Verru_Chthon cassette protein D codes for MKMKPQIPSRQMLAAAFTLLEVMVVVVILSLLLALLTPPLISVMESNRLTQSGQSLLFRVSMAQQLALTENRPVEMRFFNYADDNGVKGFHAAQLFFFDETDNVLNAIESPLYFNQGVMISDSAISPLIASSSEKGSSESLPAEREPFKSRSATYKKIVFYPNGSTSINLPLRDAYATLCSTRATVADASSPPQNYYTIQIDPVNGNAKSYRPQ; via the coding sequence ATGAAAATGAAACCGCAAATTCCATCACGGCAGATGCTCGCTGCCGCATTCACTCTTCTGGAGGTCATGGTCGTCGTGGTGATCTTATCTCTACTCCTCGCTCTGCTGACGCCCCCGCTCATCAGCGTCATGGAATCAAATCGGCTGACCCAGAGCGGCCAGAGTTTGCTCTTCCGCGTTTCCATGGCTCAGCAGCTTGCGCTTACGGAAAACCGACCCGTCGAAATGCGCTTCTTTAACTATGCCGATGATAATGGTGTAAAAGGTTTCCATGCAGCTCAGTTGTTTTTCTTTGATGAAACCGACAACGTTCTTAATGCCATCGAAAGCCCGTTATACTTCAATCAAGGCGTCATGATTTCAGACAGCGCCATTTCCCCACTGATTGCTTCGTCCTCCGAGAAGGGCTCCAGTGAAAGTCTCCCCGCAGAGAGGGAGCCCTTCAAATCCCGTTCTGCCACTTACAAGAAAATCGTCTTCTATCCCAACGGCTCCACCAGCATCAATCTGCCTCTCCGTGATGCCTATGCGACACTATGCTCTACACGCGCCACCGTCGCAGATGCCTCGTCGCCCCCGCAGAACTATTACACCATTCAGATTGATCCGGTCAATGGCAATGCCAAGAGCTACCGCCCACAATGA
- the vccC gene encoding Verru_Chthon cassette protein C: MKTPRFIPPLIPRVGFTLVELLVSMVVLTIIMLMSARFIGQMQRTWSASSARLEQFREARTAFETITQALRQATLNTYLTYEYNTGPNPTVPSSKDEAPRKYVRHSELQFVTGRAADLLGSESPELMKNHAVFLQAPMGITARPGYEGLQRLLCGRGYFIKHGSDETYRPQHVSTERVRFRLWEYRPFSEMNEIYSVNPGGWFSNITSDTVEADETVERPSQLRPIAENIVALIISPQVTAEDARERNSDKTWIAPNYAYDSTTISGESVQNPQGTQHLLPPVIVVTLVAIDEASAQKLADRHGDAVPDLIPDGSFESCDDFAQDLAALEANLAKQKLNYRVFTAAVPMRNSKWNQMYR, from the coding sequence ATGAAGACACCCCGATTTATTCCCCCACTCATTCCGCGTGTTGGTTTCACCCTGGTGGAGCTACTCGTGTCGATGGTGGTATTGACCATCATCATGCTTATGTCAGCGCGGTTCATCGGTCAGATGCAGCGCACCTGGTCCGCTAGCAGTGCTCGTCTGGAGCAGTTTCGTGAAGCCCGCACCGCTTTCGAGACCATCACGCAAGCTCTTCGGCAAGCGACGCTCAATACTTACCTAACCTATGAGTATAACACGGGTCCCAATCCTACTGTTCCTTCGTCGAAAGACGAGGCTCCGAGAAAATACGTCCGCCATTCAGAGCTGCAATTCGTTACAGGCCGAGCGGCAGACCTTCTCGGCAGCGAGTCCCCTGAGTTGATGAAAAACCATGCAGTTTTCCTCCAAGCTCCCATGGGGATAACCGCACGGCCAGGCTACGAAGGCCTCCAGCGCCTGCTCTGCGGTCGTGGTTATTTCATCAAACATGGCAGTGACGAGACGTATCGGCCTCAGCATGTCAGCACAGAACGAGTGCGTTTCCGTCTATGGGAGTATCGCCCATTTTCCGAGATGAATGAGATCTACTCCGTCAATCCAGGCGGATGGTTTTCTAACATTACTTCGGACACGGTTGAAGCAGATGAAACGGTGGAGCGTCCTTCACAACTTCGCCCCATAGCGGAGAACATCGTTGCTTTGATCATCTCTCCACAGGTCACAGCGGAAGATGCTCGGGAACGCAATTCCGATAAAACCTGGATCGCCCCGAATTATGCCTATGACTCCACCACGATCTCCGGCGAAAGTGTGCAAAATCCTCAAGGTACGCAGCACCTTCTCCCTCCCGTGATCGTTGTCACACTAGTCGCGATTGATGAAGCTTCGGCACAAAAACTTGCAGATCGTCACGGCGATGCAGTTCCTGATCTGATTCCTGACGGTAGCTTTGAATCCTGCGACGACTTCGCTCAAGATCTGGCAGCCTTAGAAGCCAATCTGGCCAAGCAAAAGCTCAACTACCGAGTCTTCACCGCCGCAGTGCCCATGCGAAACTCCAAGTGGAATCAGATGTATCGATAA
- a CDS encoding NfeD family protein: MIHLLMAITVAILAVLGVLLMILETFVPGMVAGILGALCVLASVALIMLADDFATWPGWLRATTACAIIVGSIVLQLVWLRYFAVKFWHRTFTLQASVPPPDQPQFLPAGTEGVALTELRPLGRADFQGMRREVRCEDGFAPQGSRLRVTGSEPGNLIVRLIPTTQPTS; the protein is encoded by the coding sequence ATGATCCACCTACTCATGGCCATCACCGTCGCCATTCTCGCTGTCCTCGGCGTGCTTCTGATGATCTTGGAGACCTTCGTCCCCGGCATGGTGGCGGGTATCCTCGGAGCTCTCTGCGTCTTGGCCAGTGTTGCCCTCATCATGTTGGCCGACGACTTTGCTACTTGGCCCGGCTGGCTACGTGCCACCACGGCTTGCGCCATCATCGTCGGCAGCATTGTCCTTCAGCTCGTCTGGTTGCGTTACTTTGCCGTGAAGTTCTGGCATCGCACGTTTACCCTTCAAGCCAGCGTGCCGCCGCCAGATCAGCCTCAGTTCCTGCCTGCGGGTACAGAGGGCGTCGCACTCACGGAATTGCGCCCCCTCGGCCGAGCAGACTTTCAGGGCATGCGCCGCGAGGTGCGTTGCGAGGATGGCTTTGCCCCCCAGGGCTCACGCCTCCGCGTCACCGGTTCAGAGCCTGGCAATCTGATTGTTCGCCTTATTCCCACCACCCAACCCACGTCCTAG
- the metF gene encoding methylenetetrahydrofolate reductase [NAD(P)H], translating to MHIADILAAQRPTLSFEFFPAKTAEASEALFETITDLESFKPSFVSVTYGAGGSTRELTHDLVVRIKKETTLDPVPHLTCVCHSEADIAAILERYAEAGVSNILALGGDPPRNLEGYNRKNDAFQHAADLVSFITKFNNSHSHPDRRGFGIGVAGFPEGHPSTPNRMLEMDYLKAKVDAGADYICTQLFFDNHDFLDFRDRCRIAGIHVPIIAGIMPITSAGGMRRMAELAAGARYPAKLMRAIQRCNGDEEAVQRVGVHYATEQCRDLLEHGVDGIHFYTLNKSQATREIYASLGIRDSIAVRNS from the coding sequence ATGCACATTGCCGATATCCTTGCCGCTCAGCGCCCGACGCTTTCGTTTGAGTTTTTCCCCGCAAAGACGGCTGAGGCCTCTGAGGCGCTTTTTGAAACCATCACGGACCTGGAATCCTTCAAGCCATCCTTTGTCAGCGTAACCTATGGCGCAGGTGGTAGCACACGCGAGTTGACTCATGACCTCGTGGTGAGGATCAAAAAGGAGACGACGCTGGACCCGGTGCCACATCTGACGTGCGTGTGCCACAGTGAGGCGGATATCGCCGCTATCCTGGAGCGCTATGCAGAAGCTGGAGTGAGCAACATACTAGCTTTGGGTGGTGATCCTCCACGGAATTTGGAAGGATATAACCGGAAGAACGATGCTTTTCAGCACGCGGCGGATCTGGTGAGCTTCATTACGAAGTTCAATAACTCTCACTCACATCCTGACCGGCGGGGCTTTGGTATCGGTGTGGCTGGTTTTCCAGAGGGCCACCCAAGCACTCCGAATCGAATGTTGGAAATGGATTATCTGAAAGCCAAAGTGGATGCAGGGGCAGATTACATCTGCACGCAGCTCTTTTTCGACAATCACGACTTCCTCGATTTCCGCGATCGCTGCCGTATTGCAGGTATTCATGTGCCGATCATCGCGGGCATTATGCCAATCACCAGCGCCGGCGGAATGCGCCGGATGGCGGAGCTAGCTGCCGGTGCCCGCTATCCTGCAAAGCTGATGCGGGCGATTCAGCGCTGCAATGGTGATGAAGAAGCCGTGCAGCGTGTGGGCGTCCACTACGCCACCGAGCAGTGCCGTGACCTGCTGGAGCATGGCGTGGACGGCATCCACTTTTATACTTTGAATAAGTCCCAAGCCACCCGGGAAATCTATGCGAGCCTGGGCATTCGGGACTCGATTGCTGTGCGTAACTCATGA